The Ancylobacter sp. IITR112 genome window below encodes:
- a CDS encoding MbcA/ParS/Xre antitoxin family protein → MGLAQYADDGIFAPRRIAEAFRTTSEEIARTAGLGKDAIQRRDRIRSDKTQRRLREMIEVINKVEPRFGSALMAYAWYRSEPLPGFSGQTAMQLVRSGRADDVLDYIDAVDAGVHA, encoded by the coding sequence ATGGGCCTCGCCCAATACGCGGATGATGGCATTTTCGCGCCGCGGCGCATCGCCGAAGCCTTCCGGACTACGAGCGAGGAGATCGCCCGCACGGCTGGTCTCGGCAAGGACGCCATCCAGCGCAGGGACCGGATCCGCTCGGACAAGACGCAGCGCCGGCTGCGCGAGATGATCGAGGTCATCAACAAGGTCGAGCCGCGCTTCGGTTCGGCGCTGATGGCCTATGCCTGGTATCGGTCGGAGCCCTTGCCGGGATTTTCCGGGCAGACGGCGATGCAGCTCGTGCGCAGCGGCCGGGCCGACGATGTGCTCGACTATATCGACGCTGTCGACGCCGGCGTTCACGCCTGA
- a CDS encoding RES family NAD+ phosphorylase — protein MRHDGKLYRALNPIYAREPLSGRGAELYGGRFNPKGVPALYTSLSVMTALREANQVGNLQPTTLVAYEAEIDGIFDCRDDAALSAEGMDAAAIADTTWRDQMKASGEAKTQALARRLIGAGYNGLLVRSFAAGSTAEDLNLVLWRWSNAAPARLVLIDDENRLSR, from the coding sequence ATGCGCCATGACGGCAAGCTCTACCGGGCACTGAACCCGATCTATGCCCGCGAGCCGCTGTCGGGCCGCGGCGCCGAACTCTATGGCGGACGCTTCAATCCGAAAGGCGTGCCCGCGCTCTACACGTCGCTCTCGGTCATGACGGCGCTGCGCGAAGCCAACCAGGTCGGCAATCTACAGCCGACGACACTCGTCGCCTATGAGGCGGAGATCGATGGCATCTTCGATTGCCGGGATGATGCCGCGCTGTCGGCAGAGGGAATGGATGCGGCTGCGATCGCCGACACGACCTGGCGGGATCAGATGAAGGCCAGCGGCGAAGCGAAGACCCAGGCTCTCGCCCGGCGCCTGATCGGTGCCGGCTATAACGGCCTGCTGGTCCGCAGTTTCGCCGCCGGCTCGACCGCTGAGGATTTGAACCTCGTCTTGTGGCGATGGTCCAACGCGGCGCCCGCCCGGCTCGTGCT